The nucleotide sequence GGTCGCGGAACCTCGACTATGGCGGAAGAGCTCCCGGGTAGCAACCCCCAACATTCCAAAGGCGACGAGGCTGCCGAAGAAGACATGGAAGTCGAGACGAGCCCCGTCCGGGACCAGCCCGACGGTGCCGAGAATGCGGCGGTTAATGGTGGTGGCGGCTCGAAGAGGGGAAGACAGAAGGAAGCGGCGGCCGAGGGACTCGAGGAAGGCGCTGTCTCGAAGAAGCCGAAGGTTGAGAAGAGATCCTTTGAGGAAGAAAGGATGGAGAAAGTTGAAGGGAAGGGAGAAGGGGGAGCTGATATGGAGGAGTTCGAAGGTGACAAGGCGAGATCatttgatgaagaaaggatggagAAGCTTGATGGGAAGGGAGAAAGGGGTGAGGATTCGGAGGGGGGAGACGGTGACGACAAGGAGGCGTTCGTAGGCGACAAGGCGAGATCAGTCGAGGAAGAACGGATGGAGAAAGTTGAAGGGAAGGGAGAGGGGGCCGAGGATTTGGAGGGAGGCGGTGACGACGAGAAAGAGttcaaaggagaagaagaagggggaggGGATTTGGAGGAGGGAAGAGGTGACGTTGAGAAGGAAACCTCCGACGTGAGCGTCGGCCCGAAGGTCTTTACCTCCTCGGTCGAGATGTTCGAGTACTTCTTCAAGTTGCTCCATTCCTGGTCACCAAATCTTGATCTCAACAAGGTCACGTTTTGGCTTTTCTGTCTCCAGCTTTTCCTATTTTTATAGAAATGCGGCTCTCTTTAGTCCGCAGTTGCCAAACATGTAGATTAAGTTGATCACATTGCTGTAGAAGATCGAGTTGAATACCCCACAAAACATTGTTATACTCGAAATTTCCAGCACAATATTTTAGGCACCCTATTGTTAGTGTCAAACTCTTTTATCCGATCCAATCAAATTTTCATACTGTTCTATGCCTAGAATTTGTAGGTGGTGCATGACATCTCCTCACATTTGTTTATTTAGTGATTACGTTGCTTATCAGTTATGTGGATGTTGCATTTAGGTTATGATTGGATTCTATTCGTAGTCCTTTATTTACTTGAATTATTGCATATATTAGCATCAATTTTCCCTGATATGTGGTGCTGTTGGGGTTTAGCAATCTAGTTTGAGGTTTCTCTATTATTAGTGGGAACTAACTGTTCTTGAATTATGCCAAGGTTTTCTATTATTGTCCTCATTGTCTGGTACAAAATAGTTTAGATTTCGTTAAAAATTTACATGACTTTTCTGTTCTATCGTTCCTGTTGTCTTTTAGTTTTTATCCACTTACAAGGGACAAATATAATTATTTGACTGTTCGATTGTGTTaatgtataaatttttttttctgctaTCACCTACTCGTAGATGATAAATGTTAAGAGGAGAAAAACGCGGCCTAGTCTACTAGATTATTAAGTAAAAGAAAAGCATGTTTGCACTTTGTTAccgcctcctcttcttctgcatctcttCTCTTCTTTGATTCCTCCCCCCTTCCTGATATGGTGCCTACCAACGCACCATATCGACCCATACCCAACATGGGTCCAGTGCCCGAAATTACAATCCCTACTTGAGAAGAATTTATTTTACCACTTTTCTTAGCCTTGTTTACTTATTTGTTAGGGCTGCCAATTTGTCTGGATTAGATCAGAAGGTGCTCAACCTGCTTCAGATCTGTCTTTCTGGATCGATTAGTTGGCCAGAAATCAAATCAACCCAATAAGACACACATCTGGTCAATTAAGTGGGATATACAGAAAATAACACACAATGAACAAAGGTAACTAAAGAAAAATAGTTCTTCAAGGAATTTTCTCTTGCCCTAATAAACATTTAAACTCATTATCACATTTAAGGGCTTACAATCACAGAAGTTGAGCAATGAAAATTTGTTCTTGTATTCCTACAAGATCCTCCTATAATAGTACTTTTACATTCTTCAAATATGTTTCTAAGTAGCCTGACATATACCAAACCCATGTATAAGGATGTTTAgacattattttttctttaaataggaCTTGGAGGTCTTTTTCAATTGCCTACGAAGATGAAAATGCATTGGCATTCCTTAGTTAAGTAGGACATCAACACTCTTGCCAAAGGAGGCTATGCCTCTCAGTGTTTGTTCCGATCCAAACTTGATTTGGGTGCAGTTAAGTATCACTCATATGGTTATGGTTATCCTGCCATCTCTTCCAATTAGGACCTGGTCTCATTGCCATGTCAAGTGGTGCCCCAATTGCCATCAAATCAAGAGTATATTTGGGTAGGGTGATGATGAACATCGTCATGTAATTAAAAGGTGTTGGTTGGACACTCCGTGTTGATCGGATTCTAGGACCCACTAGTAGGTTACCCAAGTGATGTGGGACCTAGTAAGGATGAGGACCAGCCCAAGTTGGTTATTAGATCTTGACTTTTGTAAGATTTTCTGGCCTGAGTTTTGACCTCTACGGCTCTACCATAAGGAAAAGATGTTCTCGTCAATTGGATCCAATATGAAGATCAAATCATCGCCATAGGTAAATCAATGATGCTTGAATTACTTAACATGGTCCGTCTATAATCTTTAGAATTGTCTGGTCATGATGATTCCATATTGGTTAAAAATAAATGTCATGACAAATTTCTCATTCCTATTCTTTAATCAGGTGATTCACTGGCTACTTTATGTCAGTGCAGTACATAATGAAAAGAAAGACAACTTGTACAGCCCCTTTTTACTTATTTTTTGCTGGAAGCTGCTTTCCTTTTGCAACATCAAATGGTCTTGTTACTATTATATTGCATGTTAAGAAAGCATGTCACTCTAATTGGCTTTAGTATTCCGTCCATCTAAGGTGATTCATGAAAAGAAAGGTGACTAGTACATCCCTTTTTACATATTTTTTGCTGGAAGCTGCGTTCTTTTTGCAACATCAAATTTTATTGTGATAATTATACTGTATCATAAGAAAGCATGTCACTCTAATTGGCTTTGGTAGTCCATCCATCTAAGGTGATCCTGTTGGTGTTTTTAGTAGTGTTAGGGAAAATTGTGGTACCTCATTTTGCAGTTCTCTCTGTGGTATGCTTACATGTAATTGAGTCCTAGTAAAACAGCTCTCCCACATCATTGGAACTCAAATTGTCATCTCACACTCGACATATTATGCTTTCAGTATGAGCACATGGTGTTGCATGACTTGCTGAATAAGGGGCATCCAGAGCCCACTAAGAAGATTGGAGTAGGTATCCAAGCATTCCAGGTGCGCTACCATCCGGCCTGGAAAAGCAGGTGCTTCTTCGTTGTCCGAGTTGATGAAACAATAGACGACTTCAGCTTCCGTAAATGTGTCGACAACATACTGCCCTTGCCCGACAACATGAAAGCCCGACTGTCATCGGGTGGCAATAAGGTGACGGATCATAAGAAAGCATGGAGCAATCAGAAGGGAGGCCGTGGCAATAGGgggcgaggaggaagaggtggtgGTGGTCGTGGCCGTGGCCGTGGCTGTGGTGGAAAAAAGGGAGGAGGGTTCAAGAAATAAATCTCAGCTGTTTTTGCTCATGGTAGCGGTTGACCTACTTATGTTTGAAAATCTTACCATTTTTGGACTCCCTTGGGTTTTTGAATCGAAATGTTTTTAATGGTGGTTTGTAAATTGGGATGCCTTTCTATCCTGCAATTTAATTCAAGAGCTTCAGCGTCTCCCTTAATGATTGATGTTACTTGTAAAGTTCACACGGTTGAAATCCATGGATGAGCGAGTATGATGGGATTTGGATCGGAAATAGTAGAGTTTGAGACACCCATGCATGCAACAAGGGGAACGATGTTATATACATGATGCTGTCTGTATCAATAAATGGTAATCAGACATGCAAGAGAATTGTTAGGAAAGTCTGTTGAAACATACTGTAACGGTTAGATTAGTTTTTGGCTCTTGTTTTCCGAAAGAGGAAAATATGCTATATTTGTCTTAAAACTGTGAATAGAAGAAGATATGTTGGGATGCTATTCCTAACATCCTCACTTTGTATGTCGATTGAATTGTTAATCGTAATTAATATGCCCGACGGGAGTCAACCCCACAATGAGAAAATCCATATCTTGCAGAGACGTCACCTTAAAATCCGTGATTACGTACGTAATCATGGATTTTTAAGCAAACACTAACCTACTCATTCAACAATGATTAAATCATTCTGAATATAGGAAGAACTCTTTGAAATATACTAACGATTGGTGTCACATTACCACTCTTAACTtcatctcttttcttctttttttttgtgtttctgaaaaatatatatataaatatataataaataaaatattttaaaatcatattgagtataaataataataataataataataataatgaggatTACAATAATAGTTCATTGTATAAATGGTTGTGAGCTATTAATTAATTCATTTTACTTGGAACATCAAAAACATTTTTGGTGCCTATATTTTCTATTTAAAGTCATTCCGAATCTTAGAATAAGGTTATCCGACGTGATTTTAAGTATTCGGATCCACCTATATAAAAAGGATCCGACCCGTTATCTATCCTTCGCTTCGTTGGTCTCCCACGTGCGGAAGGCGTGAGGAGCGATCTTGGTTCTTACGCTAAGCCTTCCCCACCTATGCTTTGCTTCCcattctctctcctctcctctccgagCCGATCCGAAAGGGGATTGATGGTTTTGGTCACTCGATTCAGGGTCTGAATCTGTGCGGATCATTCCTCTCGGAATCCTATCTGACGGAATCCATGGAGTCCTCCGCGCCGCAGCGGTTCGACATCTTCCGAGTGTTCTCAAGATACTGCGGTGAGTGGGGAAGAAGAACCTTGTTGTCGTGTGGATGCGTCTTAAGGGTTGCATTTTCCTTCTTGACAgctttgatttttgttttttcgTTTGTTATCTGGCGTTGTAATTTGGGGAAAAGTTGCCT is from Musa acuminata AAA Group cultivar baxijiao chromosome BXJ3-8, Cavendish_Baxijiao_AAA, whole genome shotgun sequence and encodes:
- the LOC103994760 gene encoding protein EMBRYO DEFECTIVE 514, which produces MAEELPGSNPQHSKGDEAAEEDMEVETSPVRDQPDGAENAAVNGGGGSKRGRQKEAAAEGLEEGAVSKKPKVEKRSFEEERMEKVEGKGEGGADMEEFEGDKARSFDEERMEKLDGKGERGEDSEGGDGDDKEAFVGDKARSVEEERMEKVEGKGEGAEDLEGGGDDEKEFKGEEEGGGDLEEGRGDVEKETSDVSVGPKVFTSSVEMFEYFFKLLHSWSPNLDLNKYEHMVLHDLLNKGHPEPTKKIGVGIQAFQVRYHPAWKSRCFFVVRVDETIDDFSFRKCVDNILPLPDNMKARLSSGGNKVTDHKKAWSNQKGGRGNRGRGGRGGGGRGRGRGCGGKKGGGFKK